One window of Camelina sativa cultivar DH55 chromosome 4, Cs, whole genome shotgun sequence genomic DNA carries:
- the LOC104781126 gene encoding cell division protein FtsZ homolog 2-2, chloroplastic isoform X2, protein MAAYVSPCLTPPDSRVLTVLRKSVLPESHLNTRGPGCLRMTEGKRNRVVVAAAHKSESFSIRNSLNSHSPSHFQSQDSFLNLHPEISMLNPRKEVTTSGPITEDSDELSTPNTYNEARIKVIGVGGGGSNAVNRMIESEMVGVEFWIVNTDIQAMRMSPVFPDNRLQIGKELTRGLGAGGNPEIGMNAATESKTAIEEALYGSDMVFVTAGMGGGTGTGGAPIIAGVAKAMGILTVGIVTTPFSFEGRRRAVQAQEGIAALRENVDTLIVIPNDKLLAAVSQSTPVTEAFNLADDILRQGVRGISDIITIPGLVNVDFADVRAIMANAGSSLMGIGTATGKTRARDAALNAIQSPLLDIGIERATGIVWNITGGSDLTLFEVNAAAEVIYDLVDPTANLIFGAVVDPSYSGQISITLIATGFKRQEEGEGRPLQTQADASMGVTRRPSSSFAEGSSIEIPEFLKKKGRSRYPRL, encoded by the exons ATGGCAGCTTATGTTTCTCCCTGTTTGACTCCTCCGGATTCTCGGGTTCTCACTGTTCTTAGAAAAAGTGTATTACCGGAGAGTCATCTAAACACCAGGGGGCCTGGTTGCTTAAGAATGACTGAAGGTAAGAGAAACCGTGTAGTCGTTGCTGCTGCTCATAAATCAGAGTCTTTTTCAATCAGGAACTCTTTGAATTCTCATAGTCCTAGCCATTTCCAAAGCCAAGATTCGTTCTTGAATCTCCACCCTGAGATATCAATGCTCAATCCAAGAAAAGAAGTTACTACCAGTGGACCCATCACTGAGGATTCTGATGAGTTATCTACTCCAAACACTTACAATGAGGCCCGGATTAAAGTTATAGGCGTTGGAGGTGGTGGTTCAAACGCTGTGAATCGTATGATTGAGAGTGAGATGGTTGGTGTTGAGTTTTGGATTGTGAATACTGATATTCAAGCAATGAGGATGTCACCTGTTTTCCCAGACAATAGGTTACAGATTGGGAAAGAGTTGACTAGGGGTTTAGGTGCTGGTGGGAATCCAGAGATTGGAATGAATGCTGCCACTGAAAGCAAAACAGCTATTGAAGAAGCTCTTTATGGTTCGGATATGGTTTTTGTCACT GCTGGAATGGGTGGTGGAACTGGCACGGGAGGGGCTCCTATAATTGCAGGGGTTGCAAAAGCTATGGGTATCTTGACGGTTGGTATTGTCACTACGCCTTTCTCTTTTGAGGGACGGAGAAGAGCAGTCCAGGCTCAGGAAGGGATTGCAGCCCTCAGAGAGAATGTTGACACTCTCATTGTTATTCCAAACGACAAGTTACTCGCAGCAGTTTCTCAGTCTACTCCAGTCACAGAAGCATTTAATCTGGCAGATGATATACTTCGTCAAGGAGTCCGTGGAATATCGGATATTATTACG ATTCCTGGATTGGTCAATGTGGATTTTGCTGATGTGAGGGCTATCATGGCAAATGCAGGTTCTTCATTGATGGGAATAGGAACTGCAACTG GAAAGACACGAGCAAGAGATGCTGCATTAAACGCGATACAATCACCTTTGTTAGATATTGGCATTGAAAGAGCCACTGGAATTGTTTGGAACATAACCGGTGGGAGTGACTTAACACTATTCGAG GTAAATGCTGCTGCAGAAGTGATTTACGACCTCGTTGATCCAACAGCCAACCTTATATTTGGTGCTGTGGTAGATCCATCCTATAGTGGTCAA ATAAGTATTACTCTAATAGCAACCGGCTTCAAACGCCAAGAAGAAGGGGAAGGGAGGCCACTTCAG ACACAAGCGGATGCATCAATGGGAGTAACAAgacgtccttcttcatctttcgCTGAAGGCAGCTCGATAGAGATCCCAGAGTTCTTGAAAAAGAAAGGTCGCTCTCGCTATCCTCGCCTCTAG
- the LOC104781126 gene encoding cell division protein FtsZ homolog 2-2, chloroplastic isoform X1, with product MAAYVSPCLTPPDSRVLTVLRKSVLPESHLNTRGPGCLRMTEGKRNRVVVAAAHKSESFSIRNSLNSHSPSHFQSQDSFLNLHPEISMLNPRKEVTTSGPITEDSDELSTPNTYNEARIKVIGVGGGGSNAVNRMIESEMVGVEFWIVNTDIQAMRMSPVFPDNRLQIGKELTRGLGAGGNPEIGMNAATESKTAIEEALYGSDMVFVTAGMGGGTGTGGAPIIAGVAKAMGILTVGIVTTPFSFEGRRRAVQAQEGIAALRENVDTLIVIPNDKLLAAVSQSTPVTEAFNLADDILRQGVRGISDIITIPGLVNVDFADVRAIMANAGSSLMGIGTATGKTRARDAALNAIQSPLLDIGIERATGIVWNITGGSDLTLFEVNAAAEVIYDLVDPTANLIFGAVVDPSYSGQISITLIATGFKRQEEGEGRPLQKTQADASMGVTRRPSSSFAEGSSIEIPEFLKKKGRSRYPRL from the exons ATGGCAGCTTATGTTTCTCCCTGTTTGACTCCTCCGGATTCTCGGGTTCTCACTGTTCTTAGAAAAAGTGTATTACCGGAGAGTCATCTAAACACCAGGGGGCCTGGTTGCTTAAGAATGACTGAAGGTAAGAGAAACCGTGTAGTCGTTGCTGCTGCTCATAAATCAGAGTCTTTTTCAATCAGGAACTCTTTGAATTCTCATAGTCCTAGCCATTTCCAAAGCCAAGATTCGTTCTTGAATCTCCACCCTGAGATATCAATGCTCAATCCAAGAAAAGAAGTTACTACCAGTGGACCCATCACTGAGGATTCTGATGAGTTATCTACTCCAAACACTTACAATGAGGCCCGGATTAAAGTTATAGGCGTTGGAGGTGGTGGTTCAAACGCTGTGAATCGTATGATTGAGAGTGAGATGGTTGGTGTTGAGTTTTGGATTGTGAATACTGATATTCAAGCAATGAGGATGTCACCTGTTTTCCCAGACAATAGGTTACAGATTGGGAAAGAGTTGACTAGGGGTTTAGGTGCTGGTGGGAATCCAGAGATTGGAATGAATGCTGCCACTGAAAGCAAAACAGCTATTGAAGAAGCTCTTTATGGTTCGGATATGGTTTTTGTCACT GCTGGAATGGGTGGTGGAACTGGCACGGGAGGGGCTCCTATAATTGCAGGGGTTGCAAAAGCTATGGGTATCTTGACGGTTGGTATTGTCACTACGCCTTTCTCTTTTGAGGGACGGAGAAGAGCAGTCCAGGCTCAGGAAGGGATTGCAGCCCTCAGAGAGAATGTTGACACTCTCATTGTTATTCCAAACGACAAGTTACTCGCAGCAGTTTCTCAGTCTACTCCAGTCACAGAAGCATTTAATCTGGCAGATGATATACTTCGTCAAGGAGTCCGTGGAATATCGGATATTATTACG ATTCCTGGATTGGTCAATGTGGATTTTGCTGATGTGAGGGCTATCATGGCAAATGCAGGTTCTTCATTGATGGGAATAGGAACTGCAACTG GAAAGACACGAGCAAGAGATGCTGCATTAAACGCGATACAATCACCTTTGTTAGATATTGGCATTGAAAGAGCCACTGGAATTGTTTGGAACATAACCGGTGGGAGTGACTTAACACTATTCGAG GTAAATGCTGCTGCAGAAGTGATTTACGACCTCGTTGATCCAACAGCCAACCTTATATTTGGTGCTGTGGTAGATCCATCCTATAGTGGTCAA ATAAGTATTACTCTAATAGCAACCGGCTTCAAACGCCAAGAAGAAGGGGAAGGGAGGCCACTTCAG AAGACACAAGCGGATGCATCAATGGGAGTAACAAgacgtccttcttcatctttcgCTGAAGGCAGCTCGATAGAGATCCCAGAGTTCTTGAAAAAGAAAGGTCGCTCTCGCTATCCTCGCCTCTAG
- the LOC104781127 gene encoding protein YIPF5 homolog has translation MTKEFAVPPVDFSGGSTTGANFQQRRAPAPPFQPPRPSSASSSIPFMSFDAASAAASTPAGPFGGTIASSSSFGGGGGYASFEDEEPLLDELGIHPDQIWKKTRSILNPFRINKTVHKDSDLSGPIFLYLALCLFQLLAGKIQFGVILGWVVVSSIFLYIVFNMLAGRNGNLNLHTCTSLVGYSLLPVVMLSAVSLFVPQGAGPVRFVIAAAFVLWATRACSNLVVSLADGGEEHRGLISYACFLIYTLFSLLVIF, from the coding sequence ATGACAAAGGAGTTCGCAGTTCCACCGGTTGATTTCTCCGGCGGATCTACGACCGGAGCAAATTTCCAACAACGCCGAGCTCCCGCACCTCCTTTCCAACCACCACGACCTTCCTCCGCTTCATCTTCAATCCCATTCATGTCGTTTGACGCCGCATCCGCCGCCGCGTCAACGCCTGCTGGACCATTCGGTGGAACTATCGCTTCGTCTTCATCTTTCGGTGGAGGAGGCGGTTACGCTTCGTTCGAAGATGAGGAGCCTCTACTCGACGAACTCGGTATTCATCCAGATCAAATCTGGAAGAAGACTAGATCGATTCTTAACCCTTTCCGGATTAATAAGACTGTTCATAAAGATTCAGATCTCTCTGGTCCGATCTTCTTGTACCTTGCGCTTTGCCTATTTCAATTGCTAGCTGGGAAGATTCAGTTTGGTGTTATACTTGGCTGGGTCGTTGTTTCCTCTATCTTCTTGTACATTGTCTTCAATATGCTTGCTGGTCGAAATGGGAATCTTAATCTTCATACTTGTACGAGCTTAGTTGGTTACTCTTTGCTTCCCGTTGTGATGTTGTCTGCGGTGTCGTTGTTTGTCCCACAAGGTGCAGGTCCGGTTAGGTTTGTGATCGCTGCGGCGTTTGTGTTGTGGGCTACTAGGGCTTGCTCTAATCTTGTGGTTTCTCTTGCTGACGGTGGAGAAGAGCACCGTGGTTTGATTTCTTACGCCTGTTTCTTGATCTatactttgttttctcttctcgtTATCTTTTGA
- the LOC109132582 gene encoding protein LITTLE ZIPPER 3 encodes MERLNSKLYVENCYIMKENERLRKKAELLNQENQQLLFQLKQKLSKTKNTNGSNNDNKSSSASGQS; translated from the coding sequence ATGGAGAGGCTAAACTCGAAGCTGTATGTAGAAAACTGTTACATAATGAAAGAGAACGAGAGGCTAAGGAAGAAAGCTGAGCTTCTAAACCAAGAGAATCAACAGCTTTTGTTTCAGCTCAAACAGAAACTCTCCAAAACTAAGAACACTAATGGATCAAACAATGACAACAAATCAAGCTCTGCTTCAGGACAATCTTga
- the LOC104781128 gene encoding LOW QUALITY PROTEIN: probable purple acid phosphatase 20 (The sequence of the model RefSeq protein was modified relative to this genomic sequence to represent the inferred CDS: inserted 1 base in 1 codon): protein MVKVWGLVAIVLIVLAENVLSYDRPGPRQNIVIHPSNEDDPTFPEQVHISLVGQDKMRISWITKHPIIPFPSVVYGTVSGKYEGSANGTSSSYHYLRIYRSGQINEVVIGPLKPNTVYYYKCGRPDSTQEFSFRTPPSQFPIKFAVSGDLGTTEWTKSTLEHISKWDHDVFILPGDLSYANMFQPTWDTFGRLVQPLASQRPWMVTQGNHEVEKIPLLHHTXLTAYNKRWRMPFEESGSTSNLYYSFNVYGVHFIMLGSYTDFKAGSEQYLWLENDLKKVDRKTTPWLMAVVHAPWYNTNEAHQGEKESVVMKESMETLLYKARVDLVFAGHVHAYERFNRVYQDKFDKCGPVYITVGDGGNLEGLATEYKDPNPEISLFREANFGHGQLVVENATHAHWEWQRNDDDVSVKKDSIWLTSLLADSSCHI from the exons ATGGTGAAGGTTTGGGGTTTGGTGGCGATAGTGCTTATTGTTTTGGCCGAAAATGTCTTGTCTTATGATCGGCCGGGTCCTCGCCAAAATATAGTGATCCATCCTTCTAACGAAGATGATCCTACGTTCCCCGAACAG GTGCATATATCTCTGGTCGGGCAAGATAAAATGAGAATATCATGGATAACAAAACACCCAATCATACCATTCCCGAGTGTTGTATATGGCACAGTCTCTGGCAAATACGAAGGCTCGGCTAATGGAACATCGTCGTCGTACCACTACTTAAGGATCTACCGATCCGGCCAAATTAATGAAGTGGTTATAG GTCCATTAAAGCCCAATACAGTTTACTATTACAAATGTGGACGCCCAGATTCAACTCAAGAGTTCAGCTTTAGGACCCCTCCCTCTCAATTCCCCATCAAATTCGCCGTGTCTG GTGACCTTGGGACAACTGAATGGACTAAATCAACATTGGAACATATATCGAAATGGGATCACGACGTTTTCATCTTGCCTGGTGATCTATCGTACGCTAACATGTTCCAACCCACATGGGACACTTTTGGTCGCTTGGTGCAGCCACTTGCAAGCCAACGACCTTGGATGGTCACTCAAGGCAACCACGAAGTCGAAAAAATACCTCTGTTACACCATA TCCTCACCGCTTATAACAAGAg GTGGCGCATGCCATTTGAAGAAAGTGGCTCGACCTCGAATTTGTACTATTCCTTCAACGTTTATGGAGTCCACTTTATCATGTTGGGGTCATACACAGATTTCAAGGCTGGCTCGGAGCAGTACCTATGGTTAGAAAATGATCTCAAAAAAGTCGACCGTAAGACCACACCTTGGTTGATGGCTGTGGTGCATGCCCCTTGGTACAACACCAACGAAGCCCaccaaggagagaaagagagtgtgGTTATGAAAGAATCAATGGAAACCCTTCTTTATAAAGCACGCGTCGATTTGGTTTTTGCCGGTCACGTCCATGCTTACGAGCGTTTC AATCGAGTGTACCAAGATAAGTTCGACAAATGTGGACCAGTTTATATTACCGTTGGGGATGGTGGCAATCTGGAAGGCCTTGCTACCGA GTATAAAGATCCAAATCCCGAAATATCATTGTTCAGAGAAGCAAATTTTGGGCATGGTCAATTGGTGGTCGAGAATGCGACTCATGCACATTGGGAATGGCAGAGGAACGACGATGATGTCTCGGTCAAAAAGGATTCGATTTGGTTAACCAGTCTCTTAGCCGATTCATCTTGTCATATTTAG
- the LOC104781129 gene encoding uncharacterized protein LOC104781129 has translation MGKSSSMVVAEKFSWYCTVFAAMMLLMNFFHVVEEGSTEIMQKQQPSMMIAGYPDRRPACDEIYEVKEGETLQTISEKCGDPYIVEGNPHIHDHDDLFPGLLIRITPTF, from the coding sequence ATGGGTAAGAGTTCTTCCATGGTAGTAGCAGAGAAGTTCTCTTGGTACTGCACGGTGTTTGCTGCCATGATGCTATTGATGAACTTCTTCCACGTAGTAGAGGAGGGTTCCACGGAGATCATGCAGAAACAACAGCCGTCGATGATGATCGCCGGATATCCTGATCGACGGCCAGCATGCGATGAGATATATGAGGTGAAAGAAGGAGAGACGTTACAGACGATAAGTGAGAAGTGTGGAGATCCTTACATCGTTGAAGGGAATCCTCATATACATGACCACGATGATCTTTTCCCGGGACTTCTCATTAGAATCACTCCTACGTTTTAA
- the LOC104781132 gene encoding zinc finger A20 and AN1 domain-containing stress-associated protein 6-like, whose translation MAEEHRCQTPESNRLCVNNCGFLGSSATMNLCSNCYGDLCLKQQQQQQSSSSSSINKSTVDSSPLSVSPPSSSEEIASVSSSSSSSSPQIIIPTLLQNPSPKLDIPEKKPPNRCTTCRKRVGLTGFNCRCGTTFCGAHRYPEVHGCTYDFKSAGREEIAKANPLVKAAKLQKI comes from the coding sequence ATGGCGGAAGAGCATCGATGTCAAACACCAGAAAGCAACCGTCTCTGTGTTAACAACTGTGGCTTCCTCGGCAGCTCCGCCACCATGAATCTTTGTTCCAATTGCTACGGCGATCTCTGcctcaaacaacaacaacaacaacaatcctcctcctcctcctccatcaacAAATCCACCGTcgattcttctcctctctccgTTTCACCTCCGTCGTCATCGGAAGAGATCGCctccgtctcttcttcttcttcttcttcttctcctcagaTCATCATCCCTACTCTCCTCCAAAATCCTTCACCCAAGCTAGACATACCGGAGAAAAAACCGCCGAACCGATGCACGACGTGTAGGAAACGGGTCGGGTTAACAGGATTCAATTGCCGGTGCGGTACGACGTTTTGTGGTGCTCATAGGTACCCGGAGGTACACGGATGCACCTACGATTTCAAATCGGCTGGGCGTGAGGAGATCGCTAAAGCGAATCCTTTGGTTAAAGCAGCTAAGCTTCAGAAGATTTGA
- the LOC104781130 gene encoding purple acid phosphatase 21-like: MKIFGLLISFTLFFFSPFVCQANYDSNFTRQPPRPLFIVSHGRSNFLNVHVSLAGKDHMRVTYITDDKHVASMVEYGKRPKKYDRKTSGESTSYRFFFYSSGKIHHVKIGPLQPNTKYYYRCGGHGDEYSFKTPPSKFPIEFAVAGDLGQTDWTIRTLDQMMKRDFDVFLLPGDLSYADTHQPLWDSFGRLLETLASTRPWMVTEGNHEIESFPIEEHISFKSYNARWLMPHAESLSRSNLYYSFDVAGVHTVMLGSYTPFDSHSDQYKWLHADLRKVDRKKTPWLVAVMHAPWYSTNKAHYGSGEKMRKALESLLYRAQVDIVFAGHVHTYERFKPVYNKKADPCGPMYITIGDGGNLEGLALRFHKPQSPLSAFRESSFGHGRLKITDNKRAHWSWHRNNDEMSVIADELSFESPRASSHCRRSKSF, encoded by the exons ATGAAAATCTTTGGTCTTTTAATTAGctttactctcttcttcttttctccgtTTGTATGTCAAGCTAACTATGATTCGAACTTCACCCGCCAGCCGCCTCGTCCCCTCTTCATTGTCTCACACGGGCGTTCAAATTTTCTCAAT gtGCACGTATCATTGGCGGGTAAAGACCACATGAGGGTAACATACATTACAGACGACAAGCATGTGGCATCGATGGTGGAGTATGGTAAACGTCCGAAAAAGTACGACAGAAAAACCTCCGGAGAATCCACTTCTTACAGATTCTTCTTTTACAGTTCCGGAAAGATCCACCATGTCAAGATTGGTCCTCTTCAACCCAACACCAAATACTATTACCGTTGCGGAGGCCACGGTGACGAATATTCTTTCAAAACCCCTCCATCCAAATTTCCTATAGAATTCGCTGTAGCTG GTGACTTAGGCCAAACCGATTGGACAATAAGGACGTTAGATCAGATGATGAAACGGGATTTTGATGTCTTCCTACTTCCCGGTGACCTCTCCTACGCAGACACCCACCAGCCACTTTGGGACTCCTTTGGCCGCCTCTTAGAGACACTGGCTAGCACCCGCCCATGGATGGTCACGGAGGGAAACCACGAGATCGAGTCTTTCCCGATCGAAGAACACATAAGCTTCAAGTCATATAATGCGCGATGGCTCATGCCTCACGCTGAGAGCCTCTCTCGCTCCAATCTTTACTATTCTTTTGATGTAGCCGGCGTTCACACGGTTATGCTTGGTTCTTACACCCCCTTTGACTCCCACTCAGATCAGTATAAGTGGCTCCATGCCGATTTAAGAAAG GTTGACCGTAAAAAGACGCCGTGGTTGGTGGCGGTGATGCACGCACCATGGTACAGCACAAACAAGGCGCATTATGGTTCTggagagaaaatgagaaaggCCCTTGAGAGTTTGCTCTATCGTGCTCAAGTAGATATCGTCTTTGCCGGCCACGTTCATACCTATGAACGTTTC AAGCCGGTATACAACAAGAAAGCCGACCCATGTGGACCAATGTACATAACCATAGGTGACGGAGGCAACCTAGAAGGTCTTGCTTTACG GTTCCATAAGCCACAGTCACCTTTGTCGGCATTCCGTGAATCGAGTTTTGGACATGGGAGATTAAAGATCACAGACAATAAACGAGCACACTGGTCGTGGCATAGAAACAACGACGAGATGTCAGTTATTGCGGATGAATTATCGTTTGAAAGCCCTAGAGCATCATCACATTGTCGTCGATCAAAATCGTTTTAG